A single Equus asinus isolate D_3611 breed Donkey chromosome 21, EquAss-T2T_v2, whole genome shotgun sequence DNA region contains:
- the CCR3 gene encoding C-C chemokine receptor type 3: MATTLDGTETVGEAEGTTPYDYDGSLPCEKINIKMLAAQFLPPLYSLVVVIGLLGNLMVVVILTKYKRLRIMTNIFLFNLAISDLLFLFTLPFWIHYVWRDEWVFGHHMCKFLIGLCYTGLYSEIFFIILLTLDRYLAIVHAVFALRTRTVTFGIITSVFTWGLAGLAALPEFIFHGFQEEFGQYVCLPFYPETAENIWKSTHVLRMNILSLALPLLIMAVCYSGIIKTLLRCPNKKKYKAIRLIFVIMVVFFVFWAPYNLVLFFSTFQTTFLGTSCDQSKQLDMALLVTEMIAYTHCCVNPVIYAFVGERFQKNLHHFFHTYVAIYLCKYFPFLPSEKLERASSVSPSTGEQELSAAF; the protein is encoded by the coding sequence atggCGACCACATTAGATGGGACTGAGACTGTGGGTGAGGCTGAAGGAACCACACCTTATGACTATGATGGGTCACTGCCATGTGAAAAAATCAACATCAAGATGCTGGCGGCCCAGTTCCTGCCCCCACTGTATTCTCTGGTGGTCGTGATTGGTCTGCTGGGCAatctgatggtggtggtgatccTCACAAAATACAAGAGGCTCCGGATTATGACCAACATCTTCCTGTTCAATTTGGCAATTTCTGACTTGCTCTTTCTTTTCACTCTGCCATTCTGGATTCACTATGTTTGGCGGGATGAGTGGGTTTTTGGCCATCACATGTGTAAGTTCCTCATTGGGCTTTGTTACACGGGCTTGTACAGCGAGATCTTTTTCATCATCCTGTTGACACTAGACCGGTATCTGGCCATCGTCCACGCTGTGTTTGCCCTTCGAACCCGGACCGTCACTTTTGGCATCATAACCAGTGTCTTCACCTGGGGCCTGGCAGGGCTAGCAGCCCTCCCTGAATTTATCTTCCATGGGTTCCAAGAGGAATTTGGTCAGTATGTCTGCCTTCCTTTCTACCCAGAAACAGCAGAAAATATCTGGAAGAGTACCCATGTTCTGAGAATGAATATCTTGAGTCTCGCTCTGCCTTTGCTCATTATGGCTGTCTGCTACTCAGGAATCATTAAAACACTGCTGAGATGCCCTAACAAGAAAAAGTACAAGGCCATCCGGCTCATTTTTGTCATCATGGTGGTCTTTTTCGTTTTCTGGGCACCTTACAACCtggttctctttttctccactttTCAAACAACCTTCCTTGGGACCAGCTGTGATCAGAGCAAACAGCTGGACATGGCCCTGCTGGTGACAGAGATGATCGCCTACACGCACTGCTGTGTCAACCCTGTGATCTACGCATTTGTTGGCGAGAGGTTCCAGAAGAACCTCCACCACTTTTTCCACACGTACGTGGCCATCTACCTGTGCAAATACTTCCCATTCCTTCCTAGTGAGAAATTGGAAAGAGCCAGCTCTGTATCCCCATCAACAGGGGAGCAGGAACTCTCTGCTGCATTTTAG